In the genome of Quercus robur chromosome 3, dhQueRobu3.1, whole genome shotgun sequence, one region contains:
- the LOC126718143 gene encoding calmodulin-binding transcription activator 4 isoform X1, with protein sequence MMQSGYDINDLFREALTRWLKPAEVLFILQNHDKYQLTEEPPQQPTSGSLFLFNKRVLRFFRRDGHNWRKKKDGRTVGEAHERLKVGNVEALNCYYAHGEQNPSFQRRSYWMLDPAYEHIVLVHYRETNEGKATSASVTLLSPGSSSTFSQSPSSYTKNPGSNSIISDFFDPYQSLSSPEVSSEIAIKDNGMDHLDRVDRREQRESSPELEVTQALRRLEEQLSLNEDSVKYISTFYSQDENSNDSDILQYERENAKQDQSAALLHGPEHIDQFYGGHVVIQDSNNLEFLSAAGDSGKNHNQSFGHDFTDGSKGSLSWTEMFESYNTSSGVESQSENLYILDGNGKPPSSGKAPKEEQEHGHWINFDVDNFENTSMSLAEEADRFKFPAYSSEIESHETNSNYYMTFFDQGQTGIPLEADSSLTLAQKQKFTIQEISPEWGYANEATKVFIIGSFLCDPLESAWTCMFGDLEAPVQIIQEGVICCEAPPHLPGKVTLCITSGNRESCSEVREFEYRIKTSACAHCNLPNTEAAKSREELLLLVRFVQMLLSESLMQKGDTVESEIQLLRRSKADEDSWDHVIEALLVGSGTSSSMIDWILQELLKDKLCQWFSSISQEGPDQTGCSLSKKEQGIIHMVAGLGFEWALNPILNYGVNINFRDINGWTALHWAARFGREKMVAALIASGASAGAVTDPNSQDPRGKTPASIAATNGHKGLAGYLSEVALTSHLSSLTLEESELSKGSAEVEAEITVNSISKGSLASSEDQISLKDTLAAVRNAAQAAARIQSAFRAHSFRNRLQRQTSSVASIDEYGINSDDISALSRLAFRNPRVYNSAALSIQKKYRGWKSRKDFLAFRQKIVKIQAHVRGYQVRKHYKEICWAVGILDKVVLRWRRKGVGLRGFRNDTQIIDETGDEDILRVFRKQKVDVAIEEAVSRVLSMVDSPEARQQYHRVLEIYRQAKAELVGMDSEGVGSTSLGDVFGMEDEDLYQFP encoded by the exons ATGATGCAATCAG GATATGATATCAATGATCTATTTCGAGAAGCTCTAACCCGTTGGCTGAAGCCTGCAGAAGTACTCTTCATTTTACAGAATCATGACAAATACCAGCTCACTGAGGAGCCCCCTCAACAGCCAACTA GTGGATCTTTGTTTCTATTTAACAAGAGGGTGCTTCGGTTCTTTCGTAGGGATGGTCATAATTGGCGTAAAAAGAAGGATGGAAGAACTGTTGGAGAAGCACATGAACGACTTAAG GTCGGAAATGTTGAAGCGTTAAATTGCTATTATGCACATGGAGAGCAAAACCCAAGTTTTCAGAGACGTAGTTATTGGATGCTGGATCC GGCATATGAGCACATCGTTCTTGTACATTACAGAGAGACTAATGAG GGAAAGGCCACTTCTGCATCTGTTACACTCTTATCTCCAGGATCCTCTTCTACCTTCAGTCAGAGTCCTAGCTCTTATACTAAAAATCCAGGCTCTAACTCCATAATTAGTGATTTCTTTGATCCTTACCAGAGTTTATCTAGTCCAGAAGTGAGTTCTGAGATAGCCATCAAGGATAATGGGATGGATCACCTGGACAGGGTAGATAGAAGAGAACAGAGAGAGAGTTCTCCTGAGCTTGAGGTTACTCAAGCTTTACGAAGGCTTGAGGAGCAATTAAGTTTAAATGAAGACAGCGTCAAATATATTAGTACATTCTATAGTCAAGATGAAAATTCTAATGATTCAGATATCCTGCAATACGAAAGGGAGAATGCAAAGCAGGATCAATCTGCAGCTTTACTGCATGGACCAGAACATATTGATCAGTTTTATGGGGGACATGTTGTCATTCAGGACTCAAACAACCTTGAGTTTCTTTCTGCTGCAG GTGACAGTGGTAAAAATCACAATCAATCGTTTGGGCATGATTTTACTGATGGAAGTAAAGGATCTTTATCTTGGACAGAGATGTTTGAGTCATATAACACTTCATCAGGTGTTGAGTCCCAGAGTGAAAACTTGTACATATTGGATGGAAAT GGAAAACCTCCTTCTTCAGGGAAGGCACCTAAGGAAGAGCAGGAACATGGTCATTGGATAAATTTCGATGTAGATAATTTTGAAAACA CTTCTATGTCTCTGGCTGAGGAAGCTGACAGGTTCAAATTTCCTGCGTATTCTTCAGAGATAGAATCTCATGAAACCAATTCCAACTACTACATGACGTTTTTTGACCAAGGCCAAACAGGAATTCCTCTTGAAGCAGACTCAAGTTTGACTCTCGCACAGAAACAGAAATTTACCATTCAGGAAATATCCCCAGAATGGGGTTATGCCAACGAGGCCACAAAG GTCTTCATCATTGGATCTTTCCTCTGTGATCCATTGGAATCTGCCTGGACTTGTATGTTTGGTGATCTTGAAGCTCCTGTTCAGATCATTCAGGAAGGTGTCATCTGCTGCGAAGCTCCTCCTCACCTTCCTGGAAAGGTGACTCTCTGCATCACTTCTGGCAATCGGGAATCCTGCAGTGAAGTCAGGGAGTTTGAGTATCGGATTAAGACTAGTGCTTGTGCTCACTGTAATTTGCCTAATACAGAAGCTGCCAAAAGTCGTGAAGAGTTGCTGTTACTTGTTAGATTCGTGCAGATGCTTCTTTCTGAATCATTGATGCAGAAAGGAGACACTGTAGAATCTGAAATTCAACTACTTAGAAGATCTAAAGCTGATGAGGATTCATGGGATCATGTCATAGAGGCTCTCTTAGTTGGCAGCGGAACTTCATCCAGCATGATTGATTGGATTCTTCAAGAGCTTCTAAAAGACAAGCTGTGCCAGTGGTTTTCATCCATATCCCAGGAAGGACCTGACCAGACAGGCTGTTCCTTGTCCAAGAAAGAGCAAGGGATAATACACATGGTTGCAGGGTTGGGCTTTGAATGGGCCCTAAACCCAATTCTCAATTATGGTGTCAATATAAACTTTCGTGACATTAATGGGTGGACTGCTCTTCATTGGGCTGCACGCTTTGGAAG GGAAAAAATGGTCGCTGCACTTATTGCTTCTGGTGCATCAGCTGGGGCAGTGACAGATCCCAATTCACAAGATCCAAGAGGTAAAACCCCAGCATCTATTGCAGCTACAAATGGGCACAAAGGACTGGCTGGCTACCTTTCAGAGGTGGCATTAACTAGCCATCTGTCATCCCTCACACTGGAAGAAAGTGAGCTTTCCAAAGGCTCTGCTGAGGTTGAAGCAGAAATAACTGTGAATAGCATTTCAAAAGGAAGTCTTGCGTCAAGTGAGGATCAAATCTCCCTTAAAGACACCTTAGCTGCTGTCCGGAATGCAGCCCAGGCTGCTGCACGTATACAATCTGCTTTCCGTGCACATTCATTCAGAAATCGACTACAGAGACAAACTTCCTCTGTTGCTAGTATAGATGAATATGGTATCAATTCAGATGACATTTCAGCACTGTCAAGGCTAGCCTTTCGTAACCCACGTGTTTACAATTCTGCTGCATTATCTATTCAGAAGAAGTATCGAGGTTGGAAAAGTCGCAAGGATTTCCTAGCATTTCGCCAGAAAATTGTTAAGATACAG GCTCATGTGAGAGGTTATCAGGTAAGAAAGCATTACAAGGAAATCTGTTGGGCTGTTGGAATTCTAGATAAGGTTGTACTACGATGGAGACGGAAAGGAGTTGGTTTGCGAGGTTTTCGGAATGACACACAGATCATTGATGAAACTGGAGATGAAGACATTCTCAGGGTGTTTCGCAAACAAAAAGTGGACGTGGCTATTGAAGAGGCTGTCTCACGGGTGCTGTCAATGGTTGAC
- the LOC126718143 gene encoding calmodulin-binding transcription activator 4 isoform X2, giving the protein MRYDINDLFREALTRWLKPAEVLFILQNHDKYQLTEEPPQQPTSGSLFLFNKRVLRFFRRDGHNWRKKKDGRTVGEAHERLKVGNVEALNCYYAHGEQNPSFQRRSYWMLDPAYEHIVLVHYRETNEGKATSASVTLLSPGSSSTFSQSPSSYTKNPGSNSIISDFFDPYQSLSSPEVSSEIAIKDNGMDHLDRVDRREQRESSPELEVTQALRRLEEQLSLNEDSVKYISTFYSQDENSNDSDILQYERENAKQDQSAALLHGPEHIDQFYGGHVVIQDSNNLEFLSAAGDSGKNHNQSFGHDFTDGSKGSLSWTEMFESYNTSSGVESQSENLYILDGNGKPPSSGKAPKEEQEHGHWINFDVDNFENTSMSLAEEADRFKFPAYSSEIESHETNSNYYMTFFDQGQTGIPLEADSSLTLAQKQKFTIQEISPEWGYANEATKVFIIGSFLCDPLESAWTCMFGDLEAPVQIIQEGVICCEAPPHLPGKVTLCITSGNRESCSEVREFEYRIKTSACAHCNLPNTEAAKSREELLLLVRFVQMLLSESLMQKGDTVESEIQLLRRSKADEDSWDHVIEALLVGSGTSSSMIDWILQELLKDKLCQWFSSISQEGPDQTGCSLSKKEQGIIHMVAGLGFEWALNPILNYGVNINFRDINGWTALHWAARFGREKMVAALIASGASAGAVTDPNSQDPRGKTPASIAATNGHKGLAGYLSEVALTSHLSSLTLEESELSKGSAEVEAEITVNSISKGSLASSEDQISLKDTLAAVRNAAQAAARIQSAFRAHSFRNRLQRQTSSVASIDEYGINSDDISALSRLAFRNPRVYNSAALSIQKKYRGWKSRKDFLAFRQKIVKIQAHVRGYQVRKHYKEICWAVGILDKVVLRWRRKGVGLRGFRNDTQIIDETGDEDILRVFRKQKVDVAIEEAVSRVLSMVDSPEARQQYHRVLEIYRQAKAELVGMDSEGVGSTSLGDVFGMEDEDLYQFP; this is encoded by the exons ATGA GATATGATATCAATGATCTATTTCGAGAAGCTCTAACCCGTTGGCTGAAGCCTGCAGAAGTACTCTTCATTTTACAGAATCATGACAAATACCAGCTCACTGAGGAGCCCCCTCAACAGCCAACTA GTGGATCTTTGTTTCTATTTAACAAGAGGGTGCTTCGGTTCTTTCGTAGGGATGGTCATAATTGGCGTAAAAAGAAGGATGGAAGAACTGTTGGAGAAGCACATGAACGACTTAAG GTCGGAAATGTTGAAGCGTTAAATTGCTATTATGCACATGGAGAGCAAAACCCAAGTTTTCAGAGACGTAGTTATTGGATGCTGGATCC GGCATATGAGCACATCGTTCTTGTACATTACAGAGAGACTAATGAG GGAAAGGCCACTTCTGCATCTGTTACACTCTTATCTCCAGGATCCTCTTCTACCTTCAGTCAGAGTCCTAGCTCTTATACTAAAAATCCAGGCTCTAACTCCATAATTAGTGATTTCTTTGATCCTTACCAGAGTTTATCTAGTCCAGAAGTGAGTTCTGAGATAGCCATCAAGGATAATGGGATGGATCACCTGGACAGGGTAGATAGAAGAGAACAGAGAGAGAGTTCTCCTGAGCTTGAGGTTACTCAAGCTTTACGAAGGCTTGAGGAGCAATTAAGTTTAAATGAAGACAGCGTCAAATATATTAGTACATTCTATAGTCAAGATGAAAATTCTAATGATTCAGATATCCTGCAATACGAAAGGGAGAATGCAAAGCAGGATCAATCTGCAGCTTTACTGCATGGACCAGAACATATTGATCAGTTTTATGGGGGACATGTTGTCATTCAGGACTCAAACAACCTTGAGTTTCTTTCTGCTGCAG GTGACAGTGGTAAAAATCACAATCAATCGTTTGGGCATGATTTTACTGATGGAAGTAAAGGATCTTTATCTTGGACAGAGATGTTTGAGTCATATAACACTTCATCAGGTGTTGAGTCCCAGAGTGAAAACTTGTACATATTGGATGGAAAT GGAAAACCTCCTTCTTCAGGGAAGGCACCTAAGGAAGAGCAGGAACATGGTCATTGGATAAATTTCGATGTAGATAATTTTGAAAACA CTTCTATGTCTCTGGCTGAGGAAGCTGACAGGTTCAAATTTCCTGCGTATTCTTCAGAGATAGAATCTCATGAAACCAATTCCAACTACTACATGACGTTTTTTGACCAAGGCCAAACAGGAATTCCTCTTGAAGCAGACTCAAGTTTGACTCTCGCACAGAAACAGAAATTTACCATTCAGGAAATATCCCCAGAATGGGGTTATGCCAACGAGGCCACAAAG GTCTTCATCATTGGATCTTTCCTCTGTGATCCATTGGAATCTGCCTGGACTTGTATGTTTGGTGATCTTGAAGCTCCTGTTCAGATCATTCAGGAAGGTGTCATCTGCTGCGAAGCTCCTCCTCACCTTCCTGGAAAGGTGACTCTCTGCATCACTTCTGGCAATCGGGAATCCTGCAGTGAAGTCAGGGAGTTTGAGTATCGGATTAAGACTAGTGCTTGTGCTCACTGTAATTTGCCTAATACAGAAGCTGCCAAAAGTCGTGAAGAGTTGCTGTTACTTGTTAGATTCGTGCAGATGCTTCTTTCTGAATCATTGATGCAGAAAGGAGACACTGTAGAATCTGAAATTCAACTACTTAGAAGATCTAAAGCTGATGAGGATTCATGGGATCATGTCATAGAGGCTCTCTTAGTTGGCAGCGGAACTTCATCCAGCATGATTGATTGGATTCTTCAAGAGCTTCTAAAAGACAAGCTGTGCCAGTGGTTTTCATCCATATCCCAGGAAGGACCTGACCAGACAGGCTGTTCCTTGTCCAAGAAAGAGCAAGGGATAATACACATGGTTGCAGGGTTGGGCTTTGAATGGGCCCTAAACCCAATTCTCAATTATGGTGTCAATATAAACTTTCGTGACATTAATGGGTGGACTGCTCTTCATTGGGCTGCACGCTTTGGAAG GGAAAAAATGGTCGCTGCACTTATTGCTTCTGGTGCATCAGCTGGGGCAGTGACAGATCCCAATTCACAAGATCCAAGAGGTAAAACCCCAGCATCTATTGCAGCTACAAATGGGCACAAAGGACTGGCTGGCTACCTTTCAGAGGTGGCATTAACTAGCCATCTGTCATCCCTCACACTGGAAGAAAGTGAGCTTTCCAAAGGCTCTGCTGAGGTTGAAGCAGAAATAACTGTGAATAGCATTTCAAAAGGAAGTCTTGCGTCAAGTGAGGATCAAATCTCCCTTAAAGACACCTTAGCTGCTGTCCGGAATGCAGCCCAGGCTGCTGCACGTATACAATCTGCTTTCCGTGCACATTCATTCAGAAATCGACTACAGAGACAAACTTCCTCTGTTGCTAGTATAGATGAATATGGTATCAATTCAGATGACATTTCAGCACTGTCAAGGCTAGCCTTTCGTAACCCACGTGTTTACAATTCTGCTGCATTATCTATTCAGAAGAAGTATCGAGGTTGGAAAAGTCGCAAGGATTTCCTAGCATTTCGCCAGAAAATTGTTAAGATACAG GCTCATGTGAGAGGTTATCAGGTAAGAAAGCATTACAAGGAAATCTGTTGGGCTGTTGGAATTCTAGATAAGGTTGTACTACGATGGAGACGGAAAGGAGTTGGTTTGCGAGGTTTTCGGAATGACACACAGATCATTGATGAAACTGGAGATGAAGACATTCTCAGGGTGTTTCGCAAACAAAAAGTGGACGTGGCTATTGAAGAGGCTGTCTCACGGGTGCTGTCAATGGTTGAC
- the LOC126718143 gene encoding calmodulin-binding transcription activator 4 isoform X3: MLDPAYEHIVLVHYRETNEGKATSASVTLLSPGSSSTFSQSPSSYTKNPGSNSIISDFFDPYQSLSSPEVSSEIAIKDNGMDHLDRVDRREQRESSPELEVTQALRRLEEQLSLNEDSVKYISTFYSQDENSNDSDILQYERENAKQDQSAALLHGPEHIDQFYGGHVVIQDSNNLEFLSAAGDSGKNHNQSFGHDFTDGSKGSLSWTEMFESYNTSSGVESQSENLYILDGNGKPPSSGKAPKEEQEHGHWINFDVDNFENTSMSLAEEADRFKFPAYSSEIESHETNSNYYMTFFDQGQTGIPLEADSSLTLAQKQKFTIQEISPEWGYANEATKVFIIGSFLCDPLESAWTCMFGDLEAPVQIIQEGVICCEAPPHLPGKVTLCITSGNRESCSEVREFEYRIKTSACAHCNLPNTEAAKSREELLLLVRFVQMLLSESLMQKGDTVESEIQLLRRSKADEDSWDHVIEALLVGSGTSSSMIDWILQELLKDKLCQWFSSISQEGPDQTGCSLSKKEQGIIHMVAGLGFEWALNPILNYGVNINFRDINGWTALHWAARFGREKMVAALIASGASAGAVTDPNSQDPRGKTPASIAATNGHKGLAGYLSEVALTSHLSSLTLEESELSKGSAEVEAEITVNSISKGSLASSEDQISLKDTLAAVRNAAQAAARIQSAFRAHSFRNRLQRQTSSVASIDEYGINSDDISALSRLAFRNPRVYNSAALSIQKKYRGWKSRKDFLAFRQKIVKIQAHVRGYQVRKHYKEICWAVGILDKVVLRWRRKGVGLRGFRNDTQIIDETGDEDILRVFRKQKVDVAIEEAVSRVLSMVDSPEARQQYHRVLEIYRQAKAELVGMDSEGVGSTSLGDVFGMEDEDLYQFP, translated from the exons ATGCTGGATCC GGCATATGAGCACATCGTTCTTGTACATTACAGAGAGACTAATGAG GGAAAGGCCACTTCTGCATCTGTTACACTCTTATCTCCAGGATCCTCTTCTACCTTCAGTCAGAGTCCTAGCTCTTATACTAAAAATCCAGGCTCTAACTCCATAATTAGTGATTTCTTTGATCCTTACCAGAGTTTATCTAGTCCAGAAGTGAGTTCTGAGATAGCCATCAAGGATAATGGGATGGATCACCTGGACAGGGTAGATAGAAGAGAACAGAGAGAGAGTTCTCCTGAGCTTGAGGTTACTCAAGCTTTACGAAGGCTTGAGGAGCAATTAAGTTTAAATGAAGACAGCGTCAAATATATTAGTACATTCTATAGTCAAGATGAAAATTCTAATGATTCAGATATCCTGCAATACGAAAGGGAGAATGCAAAGCAGGATCAATCTGCAGCTTTACTGCATGGACCAGAACATATTGATCAGTTTTATGGGGGACATGTTGTCATTCAGGACTCAAACAACCTTGAGTTTCTTTCTGCTGCAG GTGACAGTGGTAAAAATCACAATCAATCGTTTGGGCATGATTTTACTGATGGAAGTAAAGGATCTTTATCTTGGACAGAGATGTTTGAGTCATATAACACTTCATCAGGTGTTGAGTCCCAGAGTGAAAACTTGTACATATTGGATGGAAAT GGAAAACCTCCTTCTTCAGGGAAGGCACCTAAGGAAGAGCAGGAACATGGTCATTGGATAAATTTCGATGTAGATAATTTTGAAAACA CTTCTATGTCTCTGGCTGAGGAAGCTGACAGGTTCAAATTTCCTGCGTATTCTTCAGAGATAGAATCTCATGAAACCAATTCCAACTACTACATGACGTTTTTTGACCAAGGCCAAACAGGAATTCCTCTTGAAGCAGACTCAAGTTTGACTCTCGCACAGAAACAGAAATTTACCATTCAGGAAATATCCCCAGAATGGGGTTATGCCAACGAGGCCACAAAG GTCTTCATCATTGGATCTTTCCTCTGTGATCCATTGGAATCTGCCTGGACTTGTATGTTTGGTGATCTTGAAGCTCCTGTTCAGATCATTCAGGAAGGTGTCATCTGCTGCGAAGCTCCTCCTCACCTTCCTGGAAAGGTGACTCTCTGCATCACTTCTGGCAATCGGGAATCCTGCAGTGAAGTCAGGGAGTTTGAGTATCGGATTAAGACTAGTGCTTGTGCTCACTGTAATTTGCCTAATACAGAAGCTGCCAAAAGTCGTGAAGAGTTGCTGTTACTTGTTAGATTCGTGCAGATGCTTCTTTCTGAATCATTGATGCAGAAAGGAGACACTGTAGAATCTGAAATTCAACTACTTAGAAGATCTAAAGCTGATGAGGATTCATGGGATCATGTCATAGAGGCTCTCTTAGTTGGCAGCGGAACTTCATCCAGCATGATTGATTGGATTCTTCAAGAGCTTCTAAAAGACAAGCTGTGCCAGTGGTTTTCATCCATATCCCAGGAAGGACCTGACCAGACAGGCTGTTCCTTGTCCAAGAAAGAGCAAGGGATAATACACATGGTTGCAGGGTTGGGCTTTGAATGGGCCCTAAACCCAATTCTCAATTATGGTGTCAATATAAACTTTCGTGACATTAATGGGTGGACTGCTCTTCATTGGGCTGCACGCTTTGGAAG GGAAAAAATGGTCGCTGCACTTATTGCTTCTGGTGCATCAGCTGGGGCAGTGACAGATCCCAATTCACAAGATCCAAGAGGTAAAACCCCAGCATCTATTGCAGCTACAAATGGGCACAAAGGACTGGCTGGCTACCTTTCAGAGGTGGCATTAACTAGCCATCTGTCATCCCTCACACTGGAAGAAAGTGAGCTTTCCAAAGGCTCTGCTGAGGTTGAAGCAGAAATAACTGTGAATAGCATTTCAAAAGGAAGTCTTGCGTCAAGTGAGGATCAAATCTCCCTTAAAGACACCTTAGCTGCTGTCCGGAATGCAGCCCAGGCTGCTGCACGTATACAATCTGCTTTCCGTGCACATTCATTCAGAAATCGACTACAGAGACAAACTTCCTCTGTTGCTAGTATAGATGAATATGGTATCAATTCAGATGACATTTCAGCACTGTCAAGGCTAGCCTTTCGTAACCCACGTGTTTACAATTCTGCTGCATTATCTATTCAGAAGAAGTATCGAGGTTGGAAAAGTCGCAAGGATTTCCTAGCATTTCGCCAGAAAATTGTTAAGATACAG GCTCATGTGAGAGGTTATCAGGTAAGAAAGCATTACAAGGAAATCTGTTGGGCTGTTGGAATTCTAGATAAGGTTGTACTACGATGGAGACGGAAAGGAGTTGGTTTGCGAGGTTTTCGGAATGACACACAGATCATTGATGAAACTGGAGATGAAGACATTCTCAGGGTGTTTCGCAAACAAAAAGTGGACGTGGCTATTGAAGAGGCTGTCTCACGGGTGCTGTCAATGGTTGAC